From one Pseudomonas fluorescens genomic stretch:
- a CDS encoding RCC1 domain-containing protein, with protein MNQDSPFPAVTPLLPDEDPSPWYLRVEQIQSIVNSHVRIPYMTELFDHPDGLDGGITAAVLQTNPNGLLVLVEPYLQMAPGDEVRVFWGDPEQAATPVPYVVQRDDLNKLLYLYVPAQNIPNGVAQVWFQVKALSGDEADSGRLLLKTKRALPGGPDPRPDLEGHYGLVPPDVPVELIDEEYARRGVEVYIFPWLNMAVRDTVRLSWGGVIVGHEVQAQEVGKLIEIVVDYDTIIEAGDSDELAVVYQLLDEVGNFSDGWSLHSHAQVEAGGFRLDPPLIAEADDEGYVDLAQLEGADVTVQVYASRATGFAVNDRIQVKWRGFTEEGSGIAPFEPEPFILTRLPHLAPFSIPNAVVAAIAQGMAFVSYELDKGVGGVIPSKRTTVGVRGVNLGLAAPTVAEAVEQHLPADLPRAHVIVPAYAGMAVGQRVVVVWHGIRADQRPYLHEAHRLISNNNQLGQPLVVEVKADHIALLDGGTLEVFYRVIYSSGQYQESQRLGLYVGEAVAELAAPSVDDVDNGAWDPEGRLVATVRIFLYDGMRQGQKLVLAWGSYTDEITVPEVVPEVVFTVPVSEILPSLGDEVQISYSVVEDNQRPRYSDTLTLYIGEAGLRFPAPGIVEAEGDGLDPINVPSGATITIGVEAGLRVNDVVTVYWRGAEGAGSVSKSRTVRTDEVGEVYRETIEREVVLLNQEGSVTLDYTVERDGEVFESAVRGFNVGKLIASGIPKVMGARSGSGGVDWGYSMKRLLVAVDTVSLQPIEARWRYDGDTEPQVGMHFLDQAPSRLLYVWTETAGSLTLVNRSNIGANPYSYTAITDSGSMIAWGAPLNGGVLSPVAAQVRDAVAVVGGDWAMVARRANGALVTWGSNPLSLSGNFTQAIGTYYGMAALTAQRKIQAWGRDLPPAPIVALTDVVELYGGRASFAARRASGHVVGWGYYGDVPADIAQLTDIVDVCANGLAFAALRRTGQVRAWGAADYGGILPEDIARLTDVVRVAAAGHGFAVLRANGQVQSWGIGLPVELVPINDFIDIRGAGVAFAAVRSDGSVKAWGRVAGGILPDEIASLKNIVQLVASLGAFTVLLSDGQVRSWGAAHLGGAIPPTLVGQLVNVQAVYANFFGFAALTADKRVVAWGNSLYGGNAPPSLNGQLTYSTPASQAQLSQLSEQAVQETPQPT; from the coding sequence ATGAATCAGGACTCGCCGTTCCCAGCTGTTACGCCACTGCTCCCCGACGAAGATCCCAGCCCCTGGTACCTGCGCGTTGAGCAGATCCAGTCGATCGTAAACAGTCATGTTCGCATTCCCTACATGACCGAGTTGTTCGATCACCCGGACGGTTTGGATGGCGGGATCACTGCTGCCGTGTTGCAAACCAACCCCAATGGTTTGCTGGTACTGGTGGAGCCGTACCTGCAAATGGCCCCAGGCGATGAAGTACGCGTATTCTGGGGCGATCCGGAGCAGGCGGCCACACCTGTTCCCTATGTGGTGCAACGGGACGACCTGAATAAGTTGCTGTACCTCTACGTGCCAGCACAAAACATCCCGAATGGCGTCGCGCAGGTCTGGTTTCAGGTCAAGGCACTGAGTGGCGATGAAGCCGACTCGGGACGCCTGCTGCTCAAGACCAAGCGCGCGCTGCCAGGCGGGCCGGACCCCCGGCCCGACCTGGAAGGTCATTACGGGCTGGTCCCGCCGGATGTACCGGTCGAGCTCATCGATGAAGAGTACGCCCGGCGCGGCGTGGAGGTGTATATCTTCCCTTGGCTGAACATGGCCGTGCGCGACACCGTACGCTTGAGCTGGGGTGGAGTGATCGTGGGCCATGAAGTCCAGGCGCAGGAAGTGGGCAAGCTGATCGAGATCGTCGTCGATTACGACACCATCATTGAAGCGGGCGACTCCGATGAGCTGGCGGTGGTGTACCAGTTGCTCGATGAGGTCGGTAACTTTTCGGATGGCTGGTCGCTACACAGCCATGCGCAGGTGGAGGCGGGTGGCTTTCGCCTCGATCCGCCACTGATCGCAGAAGCCGACGATGAAGGTTACGTCGATCTGGCGCAACTGGAGGGGGCGGATGTGACGGTGCAGGTCTACGCCTCACGGGCAACCGGTTTTGCCGTGAACGACCGGATCCAGGTCAAGTGGCGAGGGTTTACCGAAGAGGGGAGTGGTATAGCGCCGTTTGAACCGGAGCCTTTCATCCTTACGCGACTCCCTCATCTGGCACCGTTCAGTATTCCCAATGCTGTCGTTGCAGCGATTGCCCAAGGCATGGCCTTTGTGTCCTATGAACTGGACAAAGGGGTGGGGGGCGTGATTCCTTCCAAGCGCACCACGGTCGGGGTCAGGGGCGTGAACCTGGGGCTGGCCGCCCCGACCGTGGCCGAGGCGGTGGAGCAGCATCTACCTGCCGACCTGCCCCGGGCGCATGTGATTGTGCCGGCCTATGCCGGCATGGCGGTCGGGCAGCGGGTGGTGGTGGTCTGGCATGGCATACGTGCGGATCAGCGGCCGTACCTACATGAAGCGCATCGCTTGATCAGCAATAACAACCAGCTAGGTCAGCCGCTGGTGGTGGAGGTGAAGGCAGATCATATAGCCCTGCTCGATGGCGGTACGCTTGAAGTGTTCTACCGGGTCATCTACTCCAGCGGCCAATACCAAGAGTCGCAACGGCTGGGCCTGTACGTCGGTGAGGCGGTGGCGGAACTGGCGGCGCCGAGCGTGGACGATGTCGACAACGGTGCGTGGGACCCCGAAGGACGGCTGGTGGCCACGGTGCGCATTTTCCTCTACGACGGCATGCGCCAGGGGCAGAAATTGGTCCTGGCCTGGGGCAGTTATACCGACGAGATCACCGTTCCCGAAGTAGTGCCTGAAGTAGTCTTTACTGTGCCGGTAAGCGAAATCCTCCCCAGCCTGGGCGACGAGGTCCAGATCAGTTACTCGGTCGTCGAGGATAACCAGCGTCCCCGCTATTCCGACACCTTGACCCTGTACATCGGCGAGGCAGGATTGCGCTTTCCCGCCCCTGGTATTGTCGAGGCCGAGGGCGACGGGCTTGATCCGATCAATGTCCCCAGTGGCGCGACGATCACCATTGGGGTGGAGGCCGGCTTGCGTGTGAATGATGTGGTCACGGTGTACTGGCGCGGTGCTGAAGGGGCTGGCTCAGTGAGCAAGAGCCGCACGGTACGGACAGATGAAGTGGGTGAGGTTTACCGGGAGACGATCGAGCGGGAGGTGGTGCTGCTCAATCAGGAGGGCAGTGTGACCCTGGATTATACGGTCGAGCGTGATGGCGAGGTGTTTGAGTCGGCGGTGCGTGGGTTCAACGTAGGTAAGTTGATTGCGAGCGGGATTCCCAAGGTGATGGGGGCGCGGAGTGGTTCTGGCGGTGTCGACTGGGGTTACAGCATGAAACGTCTGCTGGTTGCAGTGGATACTGTTTCATTGCAACCCATTGAAGCGCGTTGGCGCTATGACGGGGACACTGAACCGCAGGTGGGCATGCATTTCCTTGATCAGGCACCTTCGCGGCTGCTGTACGTATGGACGGAAACTGCAGGTTCTCTCACGTTGGTCAATCGCTCCAATATTGGAGCCAATCCCTATTCATATACTGCAATCACCGATAGCGGTTCGATGATCGCCTGGGGTGCTCCATTAAACGGTGGCGTGCTTTCGCCTGTGGCGGCTCAGGTACGTGATGCGGTGGCGGTGGTGGGGGGGGACTGGGCGATGGTTGCTCGACGTGCTAATGGGGCGCTGGTTACCTGGGGGAGCAACCCACTTAGTTTGAGTGGTAACTTCACTCAGGCCATTGGCACATACTACGGCATGGCTGCTTTAACAGCGCAACGCAAGATACAGGCTTGGGGTAGAGATCTACCACCTGCCCCCATTGTTGCGCTCACGGATGTGGTGGAGTTGTACGGCGGACGGGCATCTTTTGCGGCACGAAGAGCTAGTGGTCATGTTGTGGGTTGGGGATATTATGGCGACGTACCTGCAGACATCGCCCAATTGACCGATATTGTCGATGTGTGTGCCAATGGACTTGCGTTTGCAGCCTTGCGTCGTACTGGCCAGGTGAGGGCTTGGGGGGCCGCTGACTATGGCGGCATTTTGCCGGAAGATATTGCTCGGTTGACCGACGTTGTTCGGGTCGCGGCCGCAGGTCATGGATTCGCCGTTTTACGCGCGAACGGCCAAGTCCAGTCGTGGGGGATAGGCTTGCCCGTTGAACTGGTTCCAATCAATGACTTTATCGACATACGAGGAGCGGGCGTAGCCTTTGCTGCAGTGCGCAGTGATGGCAGTGTAAAAGCATGGGGGAGGGTCGCTGGGGGAATCTTGCCGGACGAGATCGCCAGCTTGAAGAATATTGTTCAACTGGTTGCCTCCCTAGGCGCTTTTACTGTGCTGCTCAGCGATGGTCAGGTTCGCAGTTGGGGAGCCGCCCATCTAGGTGGAGCTATTCCGCCAACGCTTGTCGGACAGTTGGTTAACGTGCAGGCTGTGTACGCTAATTTCTTCGGGTTCGCAGCACTGACTGCAGATAAGCGCGTAGTTGCCTGGGGCAATTCACTGTATGGCGGAAATGCTCCCCCCAGCCTCAACGGCCAACTCACCTACTCCACCCCCGCCAGCCAGGCGCAGTTGAGCCAGCTGTCTGAGCAGGCCGTTCAGGAGACTCCACAACCCACCTGA